The Equus asinus isolate D_3611 breed Donkey chromosome 15, EquAss-T2T_v2, whole genome shotgun sequence genome includes a window with the following:
- the LOC139040351 gene encoding BPI fold-containing family A member 1-like yields MFQIGGLIVFCGLLGQTTALLETLPLSPNQTQPLTVTPSPALSHTDFAGSLSIALSNGLLSEGLLGSLEKLPLSNTLKAEGVTTKAVFGGLLGKIATVIRFMNIIDVKVTHPRLLDLDTVQSPDGRRFYVTIPLDMILNVNV; encoded by the exons ATGTTTCAGATTGGGGGCCTCATCGTCTTCTGTGGGCTGCTGGGCCAGACCACAGCCCTCCTGGAAACTCTACCCTTGAGCCCAAACCAGACCCAGCCCTTGACTGTGACTCCCTCCCCGGCCCTAAGTCACACAGATTTTGCTGGAAGCTTGAGTATTG CTCTCAGCAATGGCTTGTTATCTGAGGGTCTGTTGGGCAGTCTTGAAAAGCTTCCACTCTCGAACACCCTGAAGGCTGAAGGAGTCACTACCAAAGCCGTGTTTGGGGGCCTGCTTGGGAAAATTGCTACCGTGATCCGTTTCATGAACATCATTGA TGTGAAGGTCACTCATCCCCGGCTGCTGGACCTTGACACTGTGCAGAGTCCTGATGGCCGCCGTTTCTATGTCACCATCCCTCTGGACATGATCCTCAATGTGAATGTGTGA